AAGAAGGTGCCCTCTGATTCCCAGGTGCAGCTGGAGATAGATGCCGAGGAGGGCTGCACACAAGGTTTCCCAAGGAAAAAGGCAAGCTCAGGTGTGAAGATGCCCTGCGTACGGTTCTCAAGAGGCAAGAAAAAACGTAGCTCCTCTGAGGTAGTGGAGGAGTCAGAGGGCAGTGTCCAGGCAAACGAAGAGATGGGCATTTCGAATAAAGCCATTGAGGAGCCAGAGGACCTGGCGCCGGCAGAGGAGCCAAGCAGAGCTGAGCCTTCCAGCCCACTCCCTGCGGAGGAGGACCGGGAGGACAAGGGTACGGTAGAAGAAGGGGCTGATGCTGATAGAAAGAGTGAGCCCTTGGCAGAGTCCAGGCCTGACGTGGATGAACACGCAGAGCACACCACTCAGTCCCAAATCACCAGTTCAGAAGCAGTTGATGAACACGCAGAGCACACCACTCAGTCAGAAATCACCAGTTCAGAGGCAGTTGATGAACACGCAGAACACACCACTCAGTCAGAAATCACCAGTTCAGTGGCAGCTGATGAACCCGTCCAGGAACAACTGCCTGAGGGGAGTCTGCAGCAAACTGCAGTGCACGTGGAAGAGAGGGAAGTCCCTGCCGAAGCACCGGTCTCCACAGAGCAGCCCAACAGCACCCCTGAAATCACTGAGGTGCAGGAAATAGCTAATATCTGCAAAGAGCTGCCTGAAGGGGATGAATCAGAGAGGAACACAAATCTTCCCGAGGAGTGCAAAGCTGAAGAGACCGTAATGGATTTCAGTCAGTCAGCATTTAAAGATGAGGCAGCGAGcatgcagagcagctccagccaccAGGAGAAACCCGAAGTCAACATGGGCACCTGTGTCGGCATCGTCATCACCGTCACCGAAGCCGTGGACTCTGACAACAACGACTCTGACCAGGACTATGAGCCGACCCTGGTTTTGCACCACAATAAgcaaaaagggaataaaaaatcAAGTGGGAGCTTTGATTTTGGTCAAAAAGAGGGCCCtgaggctggcagcagtgctCTGGCAGAGGAGAAAGGCCTGGGTGACCAGGGGCACAGGACTTCGGATCAGTACGAGTTGCTCCTCATAGAAACAGCGTCTTCCCTCGTGAAGGCAGCCATCCAGTCATCCATAGAGCAGCTGGTCAACGAGATGGCTCTGGAACAGAACAAACACAACAGTTTCCTGTGATGGTGGCGACGCCTCCAAAACAGGAGTAGGGGGAGCGTTTTCAAGCTGCTGTGGCCTGAGGGGGAGAGCAAGGAGGGCTCCCGGGGCCATGGTGTAGTTAGCTCTGCATGCCCGTGAagttgtgtgtatgtgtgtgtgtgtaaaatggCTCCTGGGACATGTGGCaggccctgctctgcacagcgCGTCCCCTGGGCCTGGGGCTTCAGGCAGCACGACTGCCCATAGCTGCAGGAAAATTAAGGCGTTACAGAGTTTTCGTTTATTGGCATCTTTATGTTGAGGCTACGTTTCTGCCTCCATCCATTCTGTATTTCCCCGCTGTTAGTGGTGTATGTACGTTTAGGGAAAGGTCTGAGGGGCAGCGAGCACCTTCCTGCCCTGGGTTCAGTTGGGTGCATGGGGCTCAGTGGGATCACAGGAGGGAGACGGGACTGCGATGTGCAATGAAGATATCAATGCTGAGCAGGCCAGGGCTGGTGTTCAGCGTTGCACGCAGGTACTCCTGCATGCAGGGGTTAGAAACCGCGGTCACCCCTGCGGTCACGTCAGATGAAACCGTGTGGCTGCAGCGAGCAGCGCTTCTTGTCCGTCCTGACCCCCTGCCAGAAGCAGCCTGTGCACGGCcaggcatggcacagcacactGTCAGCTCCCCTTGCTGACCCCAGGCTGTGTGAATGCCAAGAAAATGCCAGCGCTTGGTTTGCCGGGGACTGCTCCTGCACTGCCAGGAGCAGTACACAGGATTGCCCGTGGCCAGTCTGGAGCATGCCTGCCGCAGGGAGCCCCTCGCCTTTGCCTTTCTTTGTCTGTCATGGTGAAGCTGTCCGTGGATGTAGCGTACTTCTGATATGTGGCATGTAATATAAATAGCAGTGAGCTGCATGCAACTCTTGCCTCGGTGTTGAAATAGCTCGGCAGCAGTGATGCGCTGCAGGTGGTGAAATCGCTCTAAGTCAGGAGCAGATTTGGACAGGCTGCTGGCGGCGTCCCTGTGTGCGGGCAGCAGTCTGTCCCTTCTCCTGGCTGCAAATCCCTCCTGACCTGACTGCAGCGAACCTGGCGTTCCCCTCTTGTTCCCCCAGGCTCCCTGCTGGCTCCGTGGTGGTGAAACGCCGGAGCAACCCCACCAAAGTCCTCAGGGAAAACCCAGACACCAGGGCCTGGGGACACTGCCATGAAATGCCCAAAGAGGCCAGGTGCTGTCCAAAAATACAAGCTGCTCTGCTACGAGAGGGCTTGTTTGCAGCATGTGTGCACACGCGTGGTGCGTGTGGGCATGCATCACCTCTCACTGCCAGCCCTCAGAAAGAAAGGGGCCTTTTGATAATTCTGGAGTGCAGCTGTGTGGTTGTGATTTACGTACGGCTGCGTGAACGTTCGCCTGTTCTGCTGAGAAAATTCTCCTGCCTGTTTCTCAGCCTGTACAGAAATAGCAGCCTCCCCTGGCGATTGCTCATTGACCACAGTGGGAACACGGAGGTTTCTTTTCCCGGTGCAGTATTTGGGTTCCTGTTAAAACACAAGGGCTGACAACCTTCCTGATACCCGCTGCGCAACCACGTTTTAAACTTTGATAAAGGGTCTCCGTCGTTATTAGAGAACTGCTAGCAGTGAGTGCCACAACTTGTTTCTGCACAAGTACAACAGGAAAAATCAGagggtgtttaaaaaaaaagtgtcatctttttctgtgaatttatttaataagcTATCAATAATTCAGAGTGTACAATATTAATGGCTTTGTACTTCATACCATGCCTTTCAGGCATTTTGCCATAACTTTGAAAGCGGCTGTTTTAGGATGATGGCACATACCTCTGGAACTGCTGCAGTGCCCGCAGAAGCCATGCCCATGATGGAGGCTGTGCGGGGCCCTGCTAGGCCCGGGACGGGGCAGCGCCTGgcaaagggcagcagcagccccataAAATGCTGCGGAGGGGGAAGCCTGGACTCTCatcaagaaatgcaaaagatgTACATATAACAGGCAGTTGCTTCATTAAATTTGAGTGTACCTCTCGTTTTCTGGCCTTGTGATTGACTGGGCAGCTGCGGAGAGATTTGTACGTGAGGAGATGAACCCACCTGATGGCACTTGGTTGTGTCCAGCCTTTTCAGGTGGCCGTACGGTGAGCAGAAAGAGATCGTAATGTTGTTAACAGACTTGAAATGTTTTGAGGCTTGATCTTTTTTATAAGGCTTCCTTTTGGTTGTTGGTCAGTTGCTTCCACTCGCAGATTCCTGGGAGCCCACGGACTACAGTAAGCTGTTTAGGAGGGATCACAGATCTCTTCTGGCTAAGACAAGCAGCCCTGCCGCCCGACAGCCAAATTCACTGCGGGGTGATCTGTTCTGCCGGAGCAGTGCGTCAGAGCATCTGCGGGCTGAggagagcccagccctgcagagcatgGCTCAGGACAGCTATTGTCAATGTAGCACGAAGGGCTTTGTCTCTCGAGGCTGCTGGCTTCAGGATTCCTGCTGGCAGGCCTCGGGTCCGCGATCTCCCGGCCGGAGGCTCCGTGCTgatgggaggcagaggggagagcagcAACCGCCATGTCCCAGACCTTTCTGCTACCATCAAGTGGGTCCCACACcctaattgtttttatttttttgggtaACATCTTTCATGCAAGGACTCCAGGCACTttatacaatataaaaaaattgggaaaaaaaatacatttttaatagtgTTATTTGCAGAACAAAATATACACTTCTAACAGCCATTAATGACTTAATTAAGACTCTTTACTCCTTCATTATGATTAGAGAATTGGACATTAATAAAACATAAGGACTTTATTCTTTTGGAGAATAAATTTTTGGAGAAGCATGTGACTGCCTGGCTGCACGAGAGCACCGACGGGCAGGTTGGGTTTAGGACTGTTTTCTTCATGGGCAGCTGCAAGAAACGGGAATGGTGTGTAACCTTGGTCTCCTATAGCCCAGTTCAGACTGCTCCTGGGCCACCTGCCCTCTCATCCAGGAGTTCGTTGCTCTGCTGCACCTCTTGGTTACAGAAGTGTTGCTTTGTAGCAGCATCGTAATGAATTAATTTGTTCTGCTCACCCCACAGTCTGCACcgctgctttttttcccagatgtttCCAGTGCTCCTCTTGGCAGGGACTATCCAGCTTTCTATTCAACAAGTCCCCTCTCCGTGCTTTGCCATGTCActttaagtattttcatttcccacagctgtttttttttttttttttttaaattattagcAGCAAAGAAGAGAGTGTTTAAGTAGTGTAACTCGTGCCCAGGAACACTTCCAGAGGgatgaaaagcttttctgttatGTCAACACTGAGCCCAGCAGAAAACAAGTGTATTTGCTGAAACATTCCTTGCGAAAATGGCTGGTTGACAATGATGGCTCAAAcaaatattgcattttctttcctgccctgcagcacccgaAGAGCATTGAGATGCGCAGGCTGCTGAGGGCCAgacctccagctgctggaggttGCTGCTGCCACACAGACTTCAATCGACCAAATCTACAGCAAGCAGGAAGCCAGCATTTGAATTTAAGATGCTTTCGCCGAAAAATAGATGATGGATATTTTCATGTGTGCTtatgtataaaatgaaaatctgagaGAGATTTCACACATGCATAGAAGAAATTGGGCAAAGTTGTGAAATACATGGAAAcctttctgttctgtgctggGGAGTGATGGATGGAAGTGGGACACTGCTGGTGGACTCACGTGTTAGCGGTAGCAAAGCCGTAATGCTGCTTGTCTTATAGACACAGGGCTTCAACCTCTGtaattcaaaataatgaaatgctcCAAGAGAACAGATTGATTTAAACAATTTGCTTTAGTATCATTTTACatctgcagttttatttcccAGAGAAATGGTTCTTGTTAGCTCTTGTTGGGTAGTAttaaagtaatgaaatattttaatttgcagccagataaaaatctttacattaaatgtgtttttgtttaactAATCAGAGGATGTTATTGCTTATACGGTTATTTAAGGAACAATATAGATTAGCATTTTCAGGAGCCACCACTtgcatgtttctttctttttgcagcaCGCTGTGAAGAGTGAAATTCTTTGCTAAACTTTGGGATTTTTTAGAGTACATTTAGCTGAAAAGtggatttcagcaaaaaatGCCCCAAACCAGGGGTTGTTTTATCACATAAGAGAGAAGTGATAAACATGCTGGATataaaagaggggagaagaTGTTAAGAAAGCACACTTTGCGATCCAAATTGGGTGGGATGA
The genomic region above belongs to Cygnus olor isolate bCygOlo1 chromosome 5, bCygOlo1.pri.v2, whole genome shotgun sequence and contains:
- the AKAP5 gene encoding A-kinase anchor protein 5; translation: MSDALTKKTDNTAQTKRGANMAKAAKEIQMENPKELETQSAGTTCSPSEEQAEKPSMLCFKKRKKSCKKGLTSKDACEGASAASEEKSQCIGTDQGEAKVSAQPRPPRGAWAAIKSLTRPRRRQKSSSRKKVPSDSQVQLEIDAEEGCTQGFPRKKASSGVKMPCVRFSRGKKKRSSSEVVEESEGSVQANEEMGISNKAIEEPEDLAPAEEPSRAEPSSPLPAEEDREDKGTVEEGADADRKSEPLAESRPDVDEHAEHTTQSQITSSEAVDEHAEHTTQSEITSSEAVDEHAEHTTQSEITSSVAADEPVQEQLPEGSLQQTAVHVEEREVPAEAPVSTEQPNSTPEITEVQEIANICKELPEGDESERNTNLPEECKAEETVMDFSQSAFKDEAASMQSSSSHQEKPEVNMGTCVGIVITVTEAVDSDNNDSDQDYEPTLVLHHNKQKGNKKSSGSFDFGQKEGPEAGSSALAEEKGLGDQGHRTSDQYELLLIETASSLVKAAIQSSIEQLVNEMALEQNKHNSFL